In Paenibacillus algicola, a genomic segment contains:
- a CDS encoding TIGR01777 family oxidoreductase produces the protein MKVAICGGTGFIGQAMSEKWIAEGHEVLVVTRSRPASEDQTELERSITYVTWDEMEQQPERLEGLDALINLAGSSLSQRWTEAAKKSILSSRLQTVEAVARLMARLSSPPPVVIQASAMAIYGTSDTETFDESSPARVMDFPSRVVQAWEEAADGIEAERLVKLRISVVLGQDGGAFPKMILPYKLGIGGKIGSGRQWMSWIHLQDMVSLIEFCITRSDISGPVNAASPHPVTNDEFGRTAGSVYHRPHWLPVPGFALKALLGELSMILLDGQRVIPMKAERHGFHFRYPELKEALQELKQQ, from the coding sequence ATGAAGGTCGCAATATGCGGCGGGACCGGATTTATAGGTCAAGCCATGAGTGAGAAGTGGATTGCAGAAGGCCACGAGGTGCTGGTGGTGACGAGATCCAGGCCCGCTTCGGAGGATCAGACTGAGCTAGAGCGCAGCATCACCTATGTGACTTGGGATGAGATGGAGCAGCAGCCAGAGCGGCTGGAAGGCCTGGACGCCTTGATCAATCTCGCCGGCTCCTCGCTGAGTCAGCGATGGACGGAAGCGGCAAAAAAGAGCATCCTGTCATCCCGGCTTCAAACCGTTGAGGCCGTTGCCCGGCTGATGGCCCGGCTCTCCAGTCCTCCCCCGGTTGTAATCCAGGCATCGGCGATGGCGATTTACGGCACCTCCGACACCGAGACCTTCGACGAGAGCAGTCCGGCGAGAGTCATGGACTTTCCGTCCCGTGTCGTCCAGGCGTGGGAAGAGGCGGCAGATGGCATTGAGGCAGAGCGCCTGGTGAAGCTGCGGATCAGCGTCGTGCTCGGTCAGGACGGCGGTGCATTTCCGAAGATGATTCTTCCCTATAAGCTGGGCATTGGCGGAAAGATCGGCAGCGGCAGACAGTGGATGTCCTGGATTCACCTTCAGGATATGGTCTCTCTCATCGAGTTCTGCATCACCCGGTCCGACATCTCAGGTCCTGTCAACGCCGCCTCGCCCCATCCCGTCACCAATGACGAATTCGGACGGACCGCTGGTAGTGTATATCATCGGCCGCACTGGCTGCCAGTGCCAGGCTTTGCCCTGAAGGCTCTCCTCGGAGAATTGTCCATGATTCTGCTGGATGGCCAGCGGGTCATCCCGATGAAGGCGGAGCGTCATGGATTTCATTTCCGGTACCCCGAGCTGAAGGAAGCTCTGCAGGAACTGAAGCAGCAATAA